The Rhinolophus sinicus isolate RSC01 linkage group LG09, ASM3656204v1, whole genome shotgun sequence genome includes a window with the following:
- the TPGS2 gene encoding tubulin polyglutamylase complex subunit 2 isoform X1: MEESSTPLMGCSKPHLEKLTLGITRILESSPGVTEVTIIEKAPAERHMISSWEQKNNCVLPEDVKNFYLMTNGFHMTWSVKLDEHTIPLGNMAINSITKLTQLNQSSMYSLPNAPTLADLEDDAEEALAKDTEIWFLDRALYWHFLTDTFTAYYRLLITHLGLPQWQYAFTNYGISPQAKQWFNMYKPITYNTNLLTEETDSFVNKLDPSKVFKSKNKTSVSKKKGPVQPAGGQKGPTAPPSASKSSSGSGNPVRK; encoded by the exons ATGGAGGAGTCGTCGACCCCACTGATGGGCTGCAGCAAGCCGCACCTGGAGAAACTGACTCTGGGGATCACCCGCATCCTAG aaTCGTCCCCAGGAGTGACAGAGGTGACCATCATAGAAAAGGCACCTGCTGAACGTCATATGATTTCTTCATGGGAACAA AAAAATAACTGTGTGCTGCCTGAGGATGTGAAGAATTTTTACCTAATGACCAATGGCTTCCACATGACCTGGAGTGTGAAGCTGGATG AGCACACCATTCCACTGGGCAACATGGCAATTAACAGCATCACAAAACTGACTCAACTCAACCAGTCTTCCATGTACTCACTTCCTAATGCACCAACTCTGGCGGACCTGGAGGATGACGCAGAAGAAG CCTTAGCGAAAGACACTGAGATCTGGTTCCTGGACAGAGCGTTATACTGGCATTTTCTCACAGACACCTTTACTGCCTATTATCGCCTGCTCATCACCCACCTGGGCCTGCCCCAGTGGCAGTATGCCTTCACCAACTATGGCATCAGCCCACAGGCCAAG CAATGGTTCAACATGTATAAACCCATCACCTACAACACAAACCTGCTCACGGAAGAGACTGACTCCTTTGTGAACAAGCTGGATCCCAGCAAAGTGTTCAAGAGCAAGAACAAGACCTCAGTCTCCAAAAAGAAAGGGCCTGTTCAGCCTGCAGGGGGCCAGAAAGGGCCCACAGCTCCTCCCTCTGCTTCTAAATCTTCCTCTGGCTCAGGAAACCCTGTCCGGAAATGA
- the TPGS2 gene encoding tubulin polyglutamylase complex subunit 2 isoform X3, translating into MEESSTPLMGCSKPHLEKLTLGITRILESSPGVTEVTIIEKAPAERHMISSWEQKNNCVLPEDVKNFYLMTNGFHMTWSVKLDEHTIPLGNMAINSITKLTQLNQSSMYSLPNAPTLADLEDDAEEANENQPEKPHFDSRSVLFELDPCNGNGKVCLVYKKGKPALAKDTEIWFLDRALYWHFLTDTFTAYYRLLITHLGLPQWQYAFTNYGISPQAKQWFNMYKPITYNTNLLTEETDSFVNKLDPSKVFKSKNKTSVSKKKGPVQPAGGQKGPTAPPSASKSSSGSGNPVRK; encoded by the exons ATGGAGGAGTCGTCGACCCCACTGATGGGCTGCAGCAAGCCGCACCTGGAGAAACTGACTCTGGGGATCACCCGCATCCTAG aaTCGTCCCCAGGAGTGACAGAGGTGACCATCATAGAAAAGGCACCTGCTGAACGTCATATGATTTCTTCATGGGAACAA AAAAATAACTGTGTGCTGCCTGAGGATGTGAAGAATTTTTACCTAATGACCAATGGCTTCCACATGACCTGGAGTGTGAAGCTGGATG AGCACACCATTCCACTGGGCAACATGGCAATTAACAGCATCACAAAACTGACTCAACTCAACCAGTCTTCCATGTACTCACTTCCTAATGCACCAACTCTGGCGGACCTGGAGGATGACGCAGAAGAAG CCAATGAGAACCAGCCAGAGAAGCCTCACTTTGATTCCCGCAGTGTGCTATTTGAGCTGGATCCTTGCAATGGGAATGGGAAGGTTTGCCTGGTCTACAAGAAAGGGAAACCAG CCTTAGCGAAAGACACTGAGATCTGGTTCCTGGACAGAGCGTTATACTGGCATTTTCTCACAGACACCTTTACTGCCTATTATCGCCTGCTCATCACCCACCTGGGCCTGCCCCAGTGGCAGTATGCCTTCACCAACTATGGCATCAGCCCACAGGCCAAG CAATGGTTCAACATGTATAAACCCATCACCTACAACACAAACCTGCTCACGGAAGAGACTGACTCCTTTGTGAACAAGCTGGATCCCAGCAAAGTGTTCAAGAGCAAGAACAAGACCTCAGTCTCCAAAAAGAAAGGGCCTGTTCAGCCTGCAGGGGGCCAGAAAGGGCCCACAGCTCCTCCCTCTGCTTCTAAATCTTCCTCTGGCTCAGGAAACCCTGTCCGGAAATGA
- the TPGS2 gene encoding tubulin polyglutamylase complex subunit 2 isoform X2: MEESSTPLMGCSKPHLEKLTLGITRILESSPGVTEVTIIEKAPAERHMISSWEQKNNCVLPEDVKNFYLMTNGFHMTWSVKLDEHTIPLGNMAINSITKLTQLNQSSMYSLPNAPTLADLEDDAEEANENQPEKPHFDSRSVLFELDPCNGNGKVCLVYKKGKPALAKDTEIWFLDRALYWHFLTDTFTAYYRLLITHLGLPQWQYAFTNYGISPQAKLSTPYPHEKAGTRTCLL, translated from the exons ATGGAGGAGTCGTCGACCCCACTGATGGGCTGCAGCAAGCCGCACCTGGAGAAACTGACTCTGGGGATCACCCGCATCCTAG aaTCGTCCCCAGGAGTGACAGAGGTGACCATCATAGAAAAGGCACCTGCTGAACGTCATATGATTTCTTCATGGGAACAA AAAAATAACTGTGTGCTGCCTGAGGATGTGAAGAATTTTTACCTAATGACCAATGGCTTCCACATGACCTGGAGTGTGAAGCTGGATG AGCACACCATTCCACTGGGCAACATGGCAATTAACAGCATCACAAAACTGACTCAACTCAACCAGTCTTCCATGTACTCACTTCCTAATGCACCAACTCTGGCGGACCTGGAGGATGACGCAGAAGAAG CCAATGAGAACCAGCCAGAGAAGCCTCACTTTGATTCCCGCAGTGTGCTATTTGAGCTGGATCCTTGCAATGGGAATGGGAAGGTTTGCCTGGTCTACAAGAAAGGGAAACCAG CCTTAGCGAAAGACACTGAGATCTGGTTCCTGGACAGAGCGTTATACTGGCATTTTCTCACAGACACCTTTACTGCCTATTATCGCCTGCTCATCACCCACCTGGGCCTGCCCCAGTGGCAGTATGCCTTCACCAACTATGGCATCAGCCCACAGGCCAAG CTCTCTACCCCGTATCCCCACGAAAAAGCAGGAACAAGGACATGTCTCCTGTGA